One window of the Leptolyngbya iicbica LK genome contains the following:
- a CDS encoding OmpA family protein — protein sequence MNTLWTVLALGTGLSLVTTGAIAQAPSGYDITVNSAIDGPVTPDESLTLREAILLANGALALEALSSAEQGFVTPASTSTIGFDLPSDDTAIALTAALPPLQAPGLVLDGTSQPGYGETRPYLPNTPVPVVSLTPAEGIEVLTGLTITGSDVTVRGLNIYGFEAVPRIATLTTPSADILVINRDLPADLDPDAPMFEGLELADPEATITGVTIEQNWLGTRLDESMPEQRSAAGVVVHNATDVRIANNLIQHHEASGVITGFRADGLELDGNAIIGNGLAGMPDGVRLEGSLIGAAVTNNLICANDGSGIYLFKPDGSVQIESNAIRFNGRRFRRAAVYVMGHGHTIVGNDIGYQPGPGVAVSAYPQSNRNLIRANQFTGLDGLSIDLLAQGNSDILHFQRGDGPNPPRNHHHRRAETGNGAINAPDFKVYAFRTGPDYAIVGQADPGSEVDLYQIKEDTGVYSPLGEPLMTTTADADGNFSFDWDTETGAWVSAIASDPEYGTSEPSPVIGLPASDGTLPERLPATIPFEASCYGPVASTPTPRIEPIVLRVPRNIHFALDQSFISLESSFILDQIADAMQTYPSLTVELQGHTDPRASVGYNQALSERRALAARDYLLSRGIAAERMRIVPFGESRRRTQGNTTLDYARDRRVEFIFTDTQGLDIIFEAVETDLQIE from the coding sequence ATGAACACGCTGTGGACAGTTTTGGCCCTCGGAACCGGCCTCAGCCTGGTGACCACCGGGGCGATCGCACAAGCGCCGAGCGGCTATGACATCACCGTCAATAGCGCGATCGACGGCCCCGTCACCCCCGATGAGTCTCTGACCTTGCGGGAAGCCATTTTGTTGGCGAATGGAGCACTAGCTTTAGAAGCGCTATCCTCAGCAGAGCAAGGGTTCGTTACTCCGGCTTCAACTAGCACCATTGGCTTTGACCTGCCCAGTGACGATACCGCGATCGCCCTCACCGCGGCGTTGCCCCCTTTGCAGGCCCCTGGCCTCGTACTCGACGGCACTTCCCAACCCGGCTATGGCGAGACTCGTCCCTATTTGCCGAATACCCCTGTGCCCGTCGTGAGTCTCACTCCCGCTGAGGGTATCGAGGTGTTGACGGGACTGACCATCACGGGCTCCGATGTGACCGTGCGCGGGTTGAATATATATGGCTTTGAAGCGGTTCCCCGCATTGCCACCCTGACCACCCCGTCGGCAGACATTTTGGTGATCAACCGTGACTTGCCCGCTGATCTTGACCCCGACGCCCCCATGTTTGAAGGGTTGGAACTGGCCGACCCCGAAGCGACCATTACGGGCGTCACCATTGAGCAAAACTGGCTCGGCACGCGACTCGATGAGTCCATGCCCGAGCAGCGATCGGCGGCGGGGGTCGTGGTGCACAACGCCACCGACGTGCGCATCGCCAATAACCTGATTCAGCATCACGAGGCCAGTGGCGTGATCACGGGCTTCCGCGCCGATGGCCTGGAACTCGATGGCAACGCCATCATCGGCAACGGCCTCGCGGGTATGCCTGACGGTGTGCGTTTGGAGGGCTCCCTCATCGGCGCAGCGGTGACCAATAACCTCATCTGCGCCAACGACGGCAGTGGTATTTATCTGTTCAAACCCGACGGCTCGGTACAAATTGAGTCCAATGCCATTCGGTTTAATGGGCGTCGCTTCCGCCGCGCGGCGGTGTATGTGATGGGTCACGGTCATACCATCGTGGGCAATGACATTGGCTACCAGCCGGGGCCTGGGGTGGCGGTTTCCGCCTATCCGCAGAGCAATCGCAACCTGATCCGCGCCAATCAATTTACGGGCCTGGATGGCCTCAGCATCGATCTGCTGGCCCAAGGCAACAGCGACATCCTCCATTTTCAGCGAGGCGATGGCCCCAACCCGCCCCGCAATCATCACCACCGTCGGGCCGAAACGGGCAACGGCGCAATTAACGCCCCCGACTTTAAGGTCTACGCCTTTCGCACTGGCCCCGACTACGCCATCGTGGGTCAGGCCGACCCCGGTAGCGAAGTCGATCTGTATCAAATCAAAGAAGATACGGGCGTTTACAGCCCCCTCGGCGAGCCGCTGATGACCACGACCGCCGACGCCGACGGCAACTTTAGCTTTGACTGGGATACCGAAACCGGCGCTTGGGTAAGCGCGATCGCCTCTGACCCTGAATATGGCACCTCCGAGCCTTCTCCCGTCATCGGCCTACCCGCCAGCGATGGCACCCTGCCGGAGCGCCTGCCCGCCACCATCCCCTTTGAGGCCAGCTGTTATGGGCCGGTGGCTAGCACCCCCACCCCCCGCATCGAGCCGATTGTGCTGCGGGTACCGCGCAATATTCACTTTGCCCTCGACCAGTCCTTCATCAGCCTCGAAAGCTCCTTTATCCTGGATCAAATCGCCGACGCGATGCAGACCTATCCCTCGCTCACCGTCGAGTTGCAAGGACATACCGATCCCCGAGCTAGCGTTGGCTACAACCAAGCCCTGAGTGAACGCCGCGCCCTCGCCGCCCGCGATTATCTGCTCAGCCGAGGCATTGCCGCTGAACGCATGCGCATCGTGCCCTTTGGCGAATCACGACGGCGCACCCAGGGCAACACCACTCTGGACTATGCCCGCGATCGCCGCGTGGAATTCATCTTTACCGACACCCAGGGGCTCGACATCATCTTCGAAGCGGTCGAAACCGACCTGCAGATCGAATAG